One Bradyrhizobium zhanjiangense DNA segment encodes these proteins:
- a CDS encoding lysozyme inhibitor LprI family protein, translating into MVNLFGGLIRSGIVSATLSAWQKLPADEIACVDKNLRQEGFSLNSAIQQGIGPADPRMLDARSGCRSRGPQQMVRAGPSFDCTKASYADEFAICSNPELSQLDGHVVAAYGYVRDHGGEQAARATRDRSLRARRSCGPDIACIKRVQIEVIKDYQRLGAPNNVGPAIAAAHPEYVVDGLALGNRVVFESAAYREYQCRPSDQFGGFFFCQKRRQMQEARGAYTSSNTILHGADGTAVYINRFLEPAFFDANEAKSDVETRSKKFGNPARVIPMPAKSDVPNGMIVSWGDVSLEPVDAATTRALADGRSVRVGFMIDHIGNLQRSAGMGLPIYRLLGGAGYVWAASWNDHGIGTLQFLAIDASRFMQPDATVPADMSPRPPVSAPAASTNVTPDAVSPRDPSSIPSTAEAHPAAPLAANGPITAEQTRLRIKAGLDRITSQRKGLPNEAFKVRLDIIAARLATVNDQMDADALKGLLRECDAEDAVFSEAAEFRQTSEIATRAVAIIKARLDTINFDAPLVHDIKAALSSVNNALAEADVKALKQALSQLNSIYDANKLDRLADARAHGFDTAESYDDFKERQSKLGRSGIRLNEK; encoded by the coding sequence ATGGTCAATCTGTTCGGCGGCCTCATCAGGTCCGGCATCGTGTCGGCAACACTGTCCGCCTGGCAGAAGCTCCCAGCCGATGAAATTGCCTGCGTTGATAAAAATCTGAGGCAAGAAGGCTTTTCCCTGAACTCCGCTATTCAGCAGGGCATCGGTCCAGCCGATCCGCGGATGTTGGATGCGCGATCGGGATGCCGTAGCCGCGGACCGCAGCAAATGGTGAGGGCGGGTCCAAGTTTCGATTGCACTAAAGCGAGCTATGCCGATGAATTTGCGATCTGTTCGAACCCCGAACTGTCGCAGCTGGATGGGCACGTTGTTGCCGCCTATGGCTACGTGCGCGACCATGGCGGCGAGCAAGCGGCGCGTGCCACCCGCGACCGGTCCCTCCGCGCGCGCCGATCGTGCGGTCCCGATATCGCGTGCATCAAACGAGTGCAAATCGAGGTCATAAAGGATTATCAGAGGCTAGGCGCGCCCAATAATGTGGGACCGGCGATAGCCGCGGCCCATCCCGAATACGTCGTGGACGGACTTGCCTTGGGTAACAGGGTAGTTTTCGAATCCGCGGCCTACCGGGAGTATCAATGCCGGCCAAGCGACCAGTTCGGCGGGTTTTTCTTCTGTCAGAAGCGGCGCCAAATGCAGGAGGCGCGAGGCGCGTATACGTCTTCAAATACCATCCTGCACGGGGCGGACGGAACGGCGGTTTATATCAACCGATTCCTGGAGCCCGCCTTTTTCGATGCCAATGAGGCCAAGAGCGATGTCGAGACCCGCAGCAAAAAGTTCGGTAACCCAGCGCGCGTCATACCCATGCCAGCGAAATCGGACGTGCCTAATGGCATGATTGTGAGCTGGGGCGACGTCAGTCTTGAGCCGGTTGACGCGGCGACCACGAGGGCCCTTGCCGATGGAAGGAGCGTGCGCGTCGGCTTCATGATCGACCACATCGGGAACCTGCAACGTTCGGCCGGTATGGGTCTGCCTATCTATCGGTTGCTCGGCGGCGCCGGGTATGTTTGGGCGGCGAGTTGGAACGACCATGGCATCGGCACGCTCCAATTCCTCGCAATCGATGCGTCTCGCTTCATGCAGCCGGACGCTACCGTCCCGGCCGACATGAGCCCCAGGCCGCCGGTATCGGCGCCTGCTGCGTCGACAAACGTAACGCCTGACGCGGTGTCGCCCCGAGATCCTTCATCAATTCCTTCAACGGCCGAGGCACATCCCGCTGCTCCCCTCGCGGCCAACGGGCCGATCACGGCAGAACAGACGCGTTTGCGCATCAAAGCCGGGCTCGATCGAATCACGAGCCAGCGAAAAGGCCTTCCCAACGAGGCCTTCAAGGTCAGGCTCGATATAATCGCGGCGAGATTGGCAACCGTTAACGACCAAATGGACGCCGATGCACTCAAAGGACTCTTGCGTGAATGCGATGCCGAGGACGCAGTCTTCTCGGAAGCTGCCGAATTCCGTCAGACATCGGAGATTGCCACGCGAGCGGTCGCTATCATTAAAGCTCGGCTGGACACCATCAACTTTGACGCGCCGCTCGTCCACGATATCAAGGCAGCTCTGAGCTCCGTTAATAACGCGCTCGCGGAGGCCGACGTCAAGGCTCTCAAGCAGGCCTTGAGCCAGCTCAACAGCATTTACGACGCAAACAAGCTGGATCGGCTTGCTGACGCGAGGGCGCACGGCTTTGACACGGCCGAAAGTTACGACGACTTCAAGGAGCGCCAATCCAAGCTCGGCAGGTCGGGTATTCGTTTGAATGAGAAGTGA